One window of Nicotiana tomentosiformis chromosome 11, ASM39032v3, whole genome shotgun sequence genomic DNA carries:
- the LOC138901562 gene encoding uncharacterized protein, with protein sequence MDLMNRVFKPFLDTFIIVFIDDILVYSKSKDEHAEHLRIALQTLKENELYAKFSKCEFWLQLAAFLVHVVSSEGIKLDPQKTKTVKNWPRPTTPTEIRNFLGLAGYYGRLDETEEGGITAYALAQSSLVAHVKAKQDEYSYLVKLKEGVRNKEITTFTLGSYGVLKLNDRLCGPDVDGLRKAIMEEAHSSRYSIPPGAIKSYQANIGMAPYEPLYGRRCMSPMGWFEPVEVSLIGPEFVCGFLEKIQLIRERLKATQSRQKSYSDKRHGDLEFMVGDKVFLNVSPMKGLMRFGKNGKLSHRFIGPYEIIEKKGKWLMN encoded by the exons ATGGACCTCATGAATAgagttttcaagccattcctGGATACCTTTATTATCGTGTTTATAGACGATATTTTGGTATACTCTAAGAGCAAGGATGAGCATGCAGAACACCTCAGGATAGCCTTGCAGACCTTGAAGGAGAatgagctttatgccaagttttcaaaatgtgagttctggttgcagTTAGCGGCATTCTTAGTCCACGTGGTATCTAGTGAAGGAATAAAATTAGACCCTCAGAAGACAAAAACagtcaagaactggccaaggCCGACAACGCCAACCGAAATCAGGAATTTCTTAGGATTAGCTGGCTACTATGGAAG ATTGGATGAGACCGAAGAAGGAGGTATAACTGCTTATGCCTTAGCGCAATCCTCTCTTGTTGCGCATGTTAAGGCTAAGCAAGACGAATATTCGTACTTAGTGAAGTTAAAAGAAGGAGTCAGAAATAAAGAAATCACTACTTTCACTTTAGGAAGTTATGGAGTTTTGAAGTTGAATGATCGGTTATGTGGCCCTGATGTAGATGGGCTTAGGAAGGCCATTATGGAAGAAGCTCACAGTTCGAGGTACTCTATCCCTCCAGGTGCTATCAAAAG CTACCAGGCCAACATTGGTATGGCTCCTTATGAACCCTTGTATGGGAGAAGATGTAtgtctccaatgggttggtttgaaccagtAGAGGTGTCGTTAATCGGTCCAGAGTTTGTTTGTGGGTTCTTAGAGAAAATTCAGCTAATTAGAGAAAGACTGAAAGCGACTCAAAGTCGTCAAAAGTCATATTCTGACAAAAGGCATGGTGACCTAGAGTTCATGGTTGGTGACAAGGTATTTTTGAATGTTTCACCAATGAAAGGacttatgaggtttggaaagaatgGAAAACTTAGTCATAGATTTATCGGACCTTATGAGATTATAGAAAAGAAGGGAAAATGGCTTATGAACTAG